In one window of Gemmatimonadota bacterium DNA:
- a CDS encoding asparaginase: MTIRVLVTGGTFDKQYNELAGTLTFGDTHVEQVLERGRCRLDVAVQVLMMMDSLEMQDVHRAAIVATARDCAERQVVITHGTDTMVETARALAAEVRDKTIVLTGAMVPFAFGSSDGLFNLGSALSFAQVLPAGIYVAMNGRWFAWDDVRKNRELGVFESIKGA, encoded by the coding sequence ATGACGATCCGCGTCCTGGTCACCGGCGGCACCTTCGACAAGCAGTACAACGAGCTCGCGGGCACCCTGACGTTCGGGGACACCCACGTCGAGCAGGTCCTCGAGCGCGGCCGCTGCCGGCTCGACGTGGCGGTGCAGGTGCTCATGATGATGGACAGCCTCGAGATGCAGGACGTGCATCGGGCCGCCATCGTGGCCACGGCGCGCGACTGCGCCGAGCGGCAAGTGGTGATCACGCACGGCACCGACACCATGGTCGAGACGGCGCGCGCGCTCGCCGCGGAAGTGCGGGACAAGACGATCGTGCTCACCGGCGCCATGGTCCCGTTCGCCTTCGGGTCATCCGACGGACTGTTCAACCTCGGCAGCGCGCTCTCGTTCGCTCAGGTCCTGCCCGCCGGCATCTACGTGGCGATGAACGGCCGCTGGTTCGCGTGGGATGACGTGCGCAAGAACCGCGAGCTCGGGGTGTTCGAGTCCATCAAGGGCGCGTGA
- a CDS encoding RsmD family RNA methyltransferase: MRIVAGKFAGRDLVSPSDFRVRPTAEHVRAGLLDLLAADLPDASCCDLFAGTGALGLEAISRGARRCDFVETRPSSLAALKSNVVKFRLKERTRIFKKDALPFAGQLNEGAYDLVFCDPPYESRMLDRVIESWQARRFSKVLAVEHARMHKLPKGALTRTFEDTSITIYRL; encoded by the coding sequence GTGCGGATCGTCGCCGGCAAGTTCGCCGGACGCGACCTCGTCTCGCCGAGCGACTTCCGCGTCCGGCCGACCGCCGAGCATGTGCGGGCCGGCCTGCTCGACCTCCTCGCCGCCGACCTCCCCGACGCGAGCTGCTGCGACCTCTTCGCCGGCACCGGCGCGCTCGGCCTCGAGGCCATCTCGCGCGGCGCGCGGCGATGCGACTTCGTCGAGACGCGGCCGTCGAGCCTCGCGGCCCTCAAGTCGAACGTCGTGAAGTTCCGGCTCAAGGAGCGCACGCGGATCTTCAAGAAGGATGCACTCCCCTTCGCCGGACAGCTCAACGAGGGCGCGTACGACCTCGTCTTCTGCGATCCCCCCTACGAGTCGCGCATGCTCGACCGGGTGATCGAGTCCTGGCAGGCGCGCCGGTTCTCGAAGGTGCTCGCGGTGGAGCATGCGCGGATGCACAAGTTGCCGAAGGGAGCGCTGACGCGCACCTTCGAGGACACGTCGATCACGATCTATCGGCTCTAG
- a CDS encoding carbohydrate binding family 9 domain-containing protein, whose translation MSSHHSRARARALRLLVLIAFPAITRAQTPAARGDDPPAPVAPAVIARDTAGRATVRAIKLPAPLTLDGVLDEAVYTSELPFDGLIQVVPAYGAPASERSDIWVMYDTEHMYVTCRCWDAAPPEQWVVNELRRDTGGLRNNEHFGVLFDTFHDRRSGFAFYTNPLGARADYSIIDEGGSNTDWNPVWTSRTGRFEGGWIVEMAIPLKSLRFRAGRDQQWGIQIRRSIRHKNEWTYLTRVPQILAGPQALNRVSAGGTLVGLDLPEAGKNLELKPYALARVATDRVRTPAENDVLSTAVGGDLKYGLTPNLTADLTVNTDFAQVEIDEQQVNLTRFSLFFPEKREFFLEGRGIFDFARGGTGATGSTASSDVPTMFYTRRIGLNNGGVIPIDVGGRLTGKLGPYAVGLVQIGTAENTRATTPPTNFTVLRLKRDILRRSSVGVMATNRSVATSGIGSSAAFGVDGAFLISQTLTANAYWARTKLTGAAPGTGTDDASYQARLDYSADRYGAVAEHLAVGADFDPQIGFRRRADIRRSYGQLRFSPRPTARFKGVRKFTWTTSGEYIENGAGTVETRIWLGHFDTEFQSSDKFAIDVTRDYEFLRQPFTPTGSTVAILPGGYDFSDIAVSYEFGAQRRAAGTVRLQGGQYYDGTISSITIGPSNSFSSARIAILKQLAVEPTFAVVRIERPTAAFTTRLARARIDYGFTPLMFASALLQYSSADRAFSTNLRFRWEYAPGSEIFLVYTDERDMTADRFVTPTTVRGLKNRAFIIKVNRLFRY comes from the coding sequence ATGTCCTCGCACCACTCGCGCGCGCGCGCCCGCGCGCTCCGCCTGCTCGTCCTCATCGCCTTCCCCGCCATCACGCGGGCGCAGACCCCCGCTGCGCGGGGCGACGACCCGCCGGCGCCAGTCGCACCGGCGGTGATCGCTCGCGACACCGCCGGGCGCGCCACCGTCCGTGCCATCAAGCTCCCCGCTCCGCTCACGCTCGATGGCGTCCTCGACGAGGCCGTCTACACCAGCGAGCTCCCCTTCGACGGCCTCATCCAGGTCGTCCCCGCGTACGGCGCGCCGGCGAGCGAACGTAGCGACATCTGGGTCATGTACGACACGGAGCACATGTACGTGACCTGCCGCTGCTGGGATGCGGCGCCCCCCGAGCAATGGGTGGTGAACGAGCTTCGCCGCGACACGGGCGGCCTGCGCAACAACGAGCACTTCGGCGTGCTCTTCGACACCTTCCACGACCGGCGCAGCGGCTTCGCGTTCTACACCAACCCGCTCGGTGCGCGTGCCGACTACTCGATCATCGACGAAGGCGGGTCCAACACGGACTGGAATCCGGTCTGGACCTCGCGGACGGGACGCTTCGAGGGCGGTTGGATCGTGGAGATGGCGATCCCGCTCAAGTCGCTGCGCTTCCGGGCCGGGCGCGACCAGCAGTGGGGGATCCAGATCCGTCGCTCCATCCGGCACAAGAACGAATGGACGTACCTCACGCGGGTGCCGCAGATCCTCGCGGGACCCCAAGCCCTCAACCGCGTCTCGGCGGGCGGCACGCTCGTCGGGCTCGACCTGCCCGAGGCCGGGAAGAACCTCGAGCTCAAGCCGTACGCCCTCGCGCGCGTCGCCACCGACCGCGTGCGCACGCCGGCGGAGAACGACGTCCTCAGCACCGCCGTCGGCGGTGACCTCAAGTACGGCCTCACCCCCAACCTCACCGCCGACCTCACCGTCAACACCGACTTCGCCCAGGTCGAGATCGACGAACAGCAGGTGAACCTCACGCGCTTCAGCCTCTTCTTCCCGGAGAAGCGCGAGTTCTTCCTCGAGGGGCGCGGGATCTTCGACTTCGCGCGCGGTGGAACGGGGGCGACGGGGAGCACCGCCTCCTCCGACGTGCCCACGATGTTCTACACGCGGCGCATCGGCCTCAACAACGGCGGCGTGATCCCCATCGACGTGGGCGGCCGCCTCACCGGGAAGCTCGGCCCCTACGCCGTCGGGCTCGTGCAGATCGGTACCGCGGAGAACACGAGGGCCACCACTCCACCGACGAACTTCACGGTCCTGCGCCTCAAGCGCGACATCCTGCGGCGCAGCTCCGTCGGCGTGATGGCGACCAACCGCTCCGTCGCGACGTCGGGCATCGGGTCGAGCGCGGCCTTCGGCGTCGACGGCGCGTTCCTGATCTCGCAGACGCTCACCGCCAACGCCTATTGGGCGCGGACGAAGCTGACCGGCGCCGCACCGGGCACGGGCACCGATGACGCGAGCTACCAGGCACGCCTCGACTACAGCGCGGACCGATACGGCGCCGTCGCCGAGCACCTCGCCGTCGGCGCCGACTTCGACCCCCAGATCGGGTTCCGCCGCCGCGCCGACATCCGGCGCTCCTACGGCCAGCTCCGCTTCAGCCCGCGCCCCACGGCGCGGTTCAAGGGCGTGCGCAAGTTCACCTGGACCACCTCGGGCGAGTACATCGAGAACGGCGCCGGCACGGTCGAGACCCGCATCTGGCTCGGCCACTTCGACACCGAGTTCCAGAGTTCCGACAAGTTCGCGATCGACGTCACGCGCGACTACGAGTTCCTCCGGCAGCCCTTCACGCCGACCGGTTCCACCGTGGCCATCCTCCCCGGCGGCTACGACTTCAGCGACATCGCGGTCTCGTACGAGTTCGGTGCGCAGCGGCGCGCGGCCGGCACCGTCCGCCTCCAGGGCGGGCAGTACTACGATGGTACCATCAGCAGCATCACCATCGGCCCGAGCAACTCCTTCTCGTCGGCGCGCATCGCGATCCTGAAGCAGCTTGCGGTCGAACCGACGTTCGCTGTCGTCCGTATCGAACGGCCCACCGCGGCGTTCACCACGAGGCTGGCTCGGGCGCGCATCGACTACGGCTTCACGCCGCTGATGTTCGCGAGCGCGCTGTTGCAGTACAGTTCCGCCGACCGCGCGTTCAGCACCAACCTCCGCTTCCGATGGGAGTACGCGCCCGGGAGCGAGATCTTCCTCGTCTACACCGACGAGCGCGACATGACCGCCGACCGCTTCGTCACGCCGACGACGGTGCGCGGGCTCAAGAACCGCGCCTTCATCATCAAGGTGAACCGGCTCTTCCGGTACTGA
- a CDS encoding amidase, which translates to MLRLGLPLALVVAPWALAAQSFDVLEATIPSVHAAMSAGRLTCRQLVQAYLDRIAAYDQTGPALNAIQNVNPRALAEADSLDAVLRARGPRGPLHCVPVLIKDQIETKDMPTTYGSALFKDFVPQRDATAVQRLEKAGAIILAKTTMGEFASRYVSSSAGIIRNAYDPTRNPSGSSGGSASAAAANFGLVALGEDTSGSIRGPAAVSALVGLRPTLPLVSRFGMLPANPTQDTMGPMTRTVADAARVLDVIAGYDPNDPVTAYSVGNTPASYVTSLKPDALKGARIGVLRIRRDTTVARTARGDSIARADTAAARRDSVARFTAGEYAKVRPLFERAIADLRAQGAEIVDSIAVPIVPGPRVGNDFETEQATDAYLAQHPNAPVKTFKEILLVGGVNPWRARGLIEYVGRTMDEAGYGAVLRYREALRVAMLKLMADQRLDAIIYATYDAPPAVIAPDVLTSPRPNDGYGRGDNRGLSPTLAWPAITVPMGFSPDGLPAGLEFLGKPWSEPKLLGFAYAYEQATKHRRPPTTTPTLR; encoded by the coding sequence ATCCTCCGACTCGGTCTCCCGCTCGCGCTCGTCGTCGCCCCGTGGGCGCTCGCCGCGCAGTCCTTCGACGTGCTCGAAGCGACCATCCCATCGGTCCACGCCGCGATGAGCGCCGGTCGCCTCACCTGCCGGCAGCTCGTGCAGGCGTACCTCGACCGCATCGCCGCGTACGACCAGACCGGGCCCGCGCTCAACGCGATCCAGAACGTCAACCCGCGCGCGCTCGCCGAGGCGGACTCGCTCGACGCTGTCCTGCGCGCGCGCGGTCCGCGCGGGCCGCTCCACTGCGTGCCGGTGCTCATCAAGGACCAGATCGAGACCAAGGACATGCCGACCACCTACGGGTCGGCGCTCTTCAAGGACTTCGTCCCGCAGCGGGACGCGACCGCGGTGCAGCGGCTCGAGAAGGCCGGCGCGATCATTCTCGCGAAGACGACCATGGGCGAGTTCGCCTCGCGCTACGTGAGTTCCTCGGCGGGGATCATCCGCAACGCGTACGATCCCACGCGCAATCCGAGCGGATCGTCCGGCGGCTCGGCGAGCGCGGCCGCCGCCAACTTCGGACTCGTCGCGCTCGGCGAGGACACCTCGGGCTCCATCCGCGGGCCAGCGGCGGTGAGCGCCCTCGTCGGGTTGCGCCCCACGCTGCCGCTCGTGAGCCGATTCGGCATGCTCCCGGCGAACCCGACGCAGGATACGATGGGTCCCATGACGCGCACCGTCGCGGACGCGGCGCGCGTGCTCGACGTGATCGCCGGCTATGACCCGAACGACCCGGTGACCGCGTACAGTGTGGGGAACACGCCGGCGAGCTACGTGACGTCGCTCAAGCCCGACGCGCTCAAGGGTGCGCGGATCGGCGTCCTGCGCATCCGGCGCGACACGACGGTTGCCCGGACCGCGCGGGGGGATTCGATCGCCCGCGCCGACACCGCGGCCGCGCGCCGCGACTCGGTCGCGCGCTTCACCGCCGGCGAGTACGCGAAGGTGCGCCCGCTCTTCGAGCGCGCGATCGCCGACCTGCGGGCGCAGGGGGCGGAGATCGTCGACTCCATCGCGGTGCCCATCGTCCCGGGTCCGCGCGTCGGGAACGACTTCGAGACCGAGCAGGCGACCGATGCCTACCTTGCGCAGCACCCCAACGCGCCGGTGAAGACGTTCAAGGAGATCCTGCTCGTCGGCGGCGTGAATCCCTGGCGCGCGCGCGGGCTGATCGAGTATGTGGGACGCACGATGGACGAGGCGGGGTACGGCGCCGTGCTTCGCTACCGCGAGGCGCTGCGCGTCGCGATGCTGAAGCTGATGGCCGACCAGCGGCTCGACGCGATCATCTACGCGACGTATGACGCGCCGCCGGCGGTGATCGCGCCCGACGTGCTCACCAGCCCGCGCCCGAACGACGGGTACGGCCGCGGCGACAACCGCGGCCTGAGCCCCACGCTCGCCTGGCCGGCGATCACCGTGCCGATGGGGTTCTCACCCGATGGACTCCCCGCGGGGCTCGAGTTCCTCGGCAAGCCGTGGAGTGAGCCCAAGCTGCTTGGGTTCGCGTATGCGTACGAGCAGGCGACGAAGCACCGTCGGCCGCCGACCACCACGCCGACATTGCGCTGA
- a CDS encoding amidohydrolase family protein, which translates to MRTRIASTIGLLALLASACAVPDGPSASVRLTDHHVHLLGPDVMRDWRAVGVTFSRPDSIYTSLGALLRERPDTNVSVVLVPMAHLYGNTEFSGALGIPDSTVRTRVRRENDHVSAEARRNPGRAVALCSVPAIAVWAVDELRYCIDSLRVAGIKLHLASSMVDLRDEAHLGALARIAALAVAESLPILLHVDPQRRGLDTSDIRRLADRMFTPQPDLQVVIAHLGGSGGYGPWTRSVFASLRDWRQQTERREERRRLIHFELSAVVLERDSEGVPATTPEERALLAADLRAIDFDRVVLGSDYPVFDPVHGLEVLRDLVGLTADEITRIAAPADPIFRDRTRR; encoded by the coding sequence GTGCGGACTCGCATCGCCTCTACCATCGGCCTCCTCGCACTCCTGGCCAGCGCTTGCGCCGTCCCGGACGGCCCGTCGGCCTCCGTACGCCTCACCGACCATCACGTCCATCTCCTCGGGCCGGATGTCATGCGGGACTGGCGTGCCGTGGGCGTCACGTTCTCCCGCCCGGACTCGATCTACACGTCGTTGGGCGCGCTGCTCAGGGAACGCCCGGACACCAACGTCTCGGTCGTTCTCGTCCCTATGGCGCACCTGTACGGCAACACCGAGTTCTCCGGCGCGCTCGGGATTCCCGACTCGACGGTGCGGACGCGCGTCCGCCGCGAGAACGACCACGTCTCGGCGGAGGCACGGCGCAATCCCGGACGCGCCGTCGCGCTCTGCTCCGTACCGGCGATCGCCGTGTGGGCAGTCGACGAACTGCGCTACTGCATCGACTCGCTCCGCGTCGCCGGCATCAAGCTCCATCTCGCCAGCTCGATGGTCGACCTGCGCGACGAGGCGCATCTCGGCGCGCTCGCGCGCATCGCCGCGCTCGCCGTCGCGGAATCGCTGCCCATCCTCCTCCACGTCGATCCTCAGCGCCGCGGCCTCGACACCTCCGACATCCGCCGACTTGCGGACCGGATGTTCACGCCGCAACCGGATCTCCAGGTCGTCATCGCGCACCTCGGCGGGAGCGGCGGCTATGGCCCGTGGACCCGAAGTGTCTTCGCGTCGTTGCGCGATTGGCGGCAGCAGACCGAGAGGCGCGAGGAACGTCGGCGCCTGATACACTTCGAGCTCTCGGCCGTCGTGCTCGAGCGCGACTCGGAGGGGGTCCCTGCCACCACGCCGGAGGAGCGCGCACTCCTCGCCGCCGACCTTCGAGCGATCGACTTCGACCGTGTGGTCCTCGGCAGCGACTACCCGGTCTTCGATCCCGTACACGGCCTGGAGGTGCTACGCGATCTCGTGGGGCTCACCGCCGACGAGATCACGCGCATCGCAGCGCCGGCCGATCCGATCTTCCGCGATCGCACGCGGCGCTAG
- a CDS encoding dienelactone hydrolase family protein: MRTFLITAGVIAAAGVGFAAGRVQPAAASEHADHDMSAMAPMEGFQQQPNIPAGATTAAARLQSSPRHAEWVAIKVNATDSVMAWVVYPERSTKAPVVVAIHENTGINTWTRNVADQLAADGFIGIAPDLTTMFRTGDLTADPTQDAGRAAIGKVTPEMANAIIDAVARYGMGLPAALPKYGIVGFCWGGARSFLHATHAPGLAASVVYYGSPPTPEQMANIKAPVLGLYGGSDARINATIPATDSTMKRLGKSYEYQIFDGAGHGFLRGQEGSEANLAAATAAWPRTIAFFRAKLGN; encoded by the coding sequence ATGCGCACCTTCCTGATCACCGCCGGCGTGATCGCCGCGGCCGGCGTCGGCTTTGCCGCCGGCCGGGTCCAGCCCGCCGCCGCGAGCGAGCACGCCGACCACGACATGTCGGCGATGGCACCCATGGAGGGCTTCCAGCAGCAGCCCAACATCCCCGCCGGCGCCACCACGGCCGCCGCACGGCTCCAGTCCTCGCCGCGCCACGCCGAGTGGGTCGCCATCAAGGTGAACGCGACCGACAGCGTGATGGCGTGGGTCGTCTACCCGGAACGCTCGACCAAGGCACCGGTCGTGGTCGCGATCCACGAGAACACCGGCATCAACACCTGGACGCGCAACGTCGCCGACCAGCTCGCGGCCGACGGCTTCATCGGCATCGCGCCCGATCTCACGACGATGTTCCGCACCGGGGACCTCACCGCAGACCCGACGCAGGACGCGGGGCGCGCCGCGATCGGCAAGGTCACGCCCGAGATGGCGAACGCGATCATCGACGCCGTGGCGCGATATGGCATGGGCTTGCCTGCCGCGCTCCCGAAGTACGGGATCGTCGGCTTCTGCTGGGGCGGCGCCCGCTCCTTCCTGCACGCCACGCACGCGCCCGGTCTTGCGGCCTCGGTCGTGTACTACGGCTCGCCGCCGACGCCGGAACAGATGGCGAACATCAAGGCGCCGGTGCTCGGCCTCTACGGTGGCAGCGACGCGCGCATCAACGCGACCATCCCCGCCACCGACTCGACGATGAAGCGGCTCGGCAAGTCGTACGAGTACCAGATCTTCGACGGCGCCGGACACGGCTTCCTGCGCGGGCAGGAGGGCTCGGAGGCGAATCTCGCGGCGGCGACGGCGGCCTGGCCGCGGACCATCGCCTTCTTCCGGGCGAAGCTGGGGAACTGA
- a CDS encoding D-aminoacylase, translating to MRRLLAAAALAACACSSGPAGTIITNVRIIDGTGAPSITGAVRFIGDSIVAVGDVQPARGDSVIDGGGLVLAPGFIDTHSHHTGDLLDMPEALGAVSQGITTIVGGNDGGQPYPLKDAFDTLAEVQPSINVAYYAGHGDLRSLVMGEDFKRKATAAEVDSMAKLLQQELDAGALGLSTGLEYDPGIYSDRAEVLALAKVAAAARSRYISHIRSEDRWFWDAIDEVIAIGREAKLPVQISHVKLAMVPLWGRADSLITLLEAARAAGVDVTADIYPYPYWHSTLTVLFPERDFSDRAEAQKVLREIAKPEGLLIGRFAADTSYQGRTVAELAVRRKEDPASTLMGLIRESIAYEDAHPGSGGESVVATSMDEPDIVRLMQWEHTNFCSDGTLDGAHPRGFGSFPRVLGRYVREQRVMPLEQAIRQMTSLSAAHVGLTRRGTIAPGNYADLVLFDPATVIDNATPKAPHAVSTGIVRVWVNGATVWADGKTVRSRSGRGLRRQEQ from the coding sequence GTGAGGCGCCTCCTCGCCGCGGCCGCGCTGGCCGCCTGCGCCTGTTCGTCGGGGCCCGCGGGCACGATCATCACCAACGTCCGCATCATCGATGGCACCGGTGCGCCCTCCATCACGGGCGCGGTGCGCTTCATCGGCGACTCCATCGTCGCGGTCGGCGACGTCCAGCCGGCACGCGGTGATTCGGTGATCGACGGCGGCGGCCTCGTGCTCGCGCCGGGCTTCATCGACACGCACTCCCACCACACCGGTGACCTGCTCGACATGCCCGAAGCCCTCGGCGCGGTGAGCCAGGGGATCACGACGATCGTCGGCGGGAACGACGGCGGGCAACCCTATCCATTGAAGGACGCGTTCGACACGCTCGCGGAGGTGCAGCCGTCGATCAACGTCGCCTACTACGCCGGGCACGGCGACCTGCGCTCCCTCGTGATGGGCGAGGACTTCAAGCGCAAGGCGACGGCAGCCGAAGTGGACTCGATGGCGAAGCTGCTGCAGCAGGAACTCGACGCGGGCGCGCTCGGACTCTCGACCGGCCTCGAGTACGATCCGGGCATCTATTCGGATCGCGCCGAGGTGCTGGCACTCGCCAAGGTCGCGGCGGCGGCACGGAGCCGCTACATCAGCCACATCCGCAGCGAGGACCGCTGGTTCTGGGACGCGATCGACGAGGTCATCGCGATCGGGCGCGAGGCGAAGCTGCCGGTGCAGATCAGCCATGTGAAGCTCGCGATGGTCCCGCTCTGGGGGCGCGCCGATTCGCTCATCACGCTGCTCGAGGCGGCACGCGCGGCCGGGGTCGATGTCACGGCCGACATCTATCCCTACCCGTACTGGCACTCGACGCTCACGGTGCTCTTCCCGGAGCGTGACTTCTCCGACCGTGCCGAGGCGCAGAAGGTGTTGCGGGAGATCGCGAAGCCGGAGGGGCTGCTCATCGGACGCTTCGCGGCCGACACGAGCTATCAGGGACGCACCGTCGCCGAGCTTGCCGTGCGACGGAAGGAGGACCCGGCGAGCACGCTGATGGGTCTCATCCGCGAGTCGATCGCCTACGAGGACGCGCATCCCGGCAGCGGCGGCGAGAGCGTCGTCGCGACCTCGATGGACGAGCCCGACATCGTGCGGCTCATGCAGTGGGAGCACACGAACTTCTGCTCCGACGGTACGCTCGACGGTGCGCATCCGCGCGGCTTCGGCTCCTTCCCACGTGTGCTCGGCCGCTACGTGCGCGAGCAGCGGGTGATGCCGCTCGAGCAGGCCATCCGCCAGATGACGTCGCTCTCGGCGGCGCATGTGGGGCTCACGCGGCGCGGGACGATCGCGCCAGGGAACTACGCGGACCTCGTGCTGTTCGACCCGGCGACGGTCATCGACAATGCCACGCCGAAGGCGCCGCATGCGGTGAGCACCGGGATCGTGCGCGTGTGGGTGAACGGCGCGACGGTGTGGGCGGACGGAAAGACGGTGCGCAGCCGGTCGGGGCGCGGGCTCCGGCGGCAGGAACAGTAG
- a CDS encoding ACT domain-containing protein, whose translation MSGPVRDLVRLLREMRPRLNEGVFVFCALPEHASVPAGAIAWFHEREGRSVVLPVVEARALGLDGDDAMAWITLEVHSALDAVGLTAAVSAALTAEGIPCNVVAALRHDHLFVPHARAADAIAALERVAGGA comes from the coding sequence GTGAGCGGACCGGTCCGGGACCTCGTGCGGCTGCTGCGGGAGATGCGGCCGCGTCTCAACGAGGGCGTGTTCGTGTTCTGCGCCCTGCCTGAGCACGCGAGCGTGCCGGCTGGCGCGATCGCCTGGTTTCACGAGCGCGAGGGGCGCTCGGTCGTGCTGCCGGTGGTCGAAGCGCGCGCGCTCGGCCTCGATGGCGACGACGCGATGGCCTGGATCACCCTCGAGGTGCACTCGGCGCTCGACGCGGTGGGACTGACGGCCGCCGTGAGCGCGGCGCTGACCGCCGAGGGGATCCCGTGCAACGTCGTCGCGGCGCTGCGGCACGATCACCTGTTCGTGCCGCACGCGCGCGCCGCCGACGCGATCGCCGCCCTCGAGCGCGTCGCGGGCGGCGCGTAG
- a CDS encoding beta-lactamase family protein, protein MPTRSCFTAAMFAASLLPAAAVAQAAAPSDPPATWAAVDSFVRAEMVRQRVPGLALAVVRNGTLVRAQGYGVASLEHQVPVTASTVFQSGSVGKQFTSALVMQLVGEGRLSLDDRLSKFYPRGPIAWRDVTIRHLLSHTAGISERFYETVDLHLEYADSTIVRLIGDQPLDFAPGSKWSYSNPGYLLLGYIIQQVTGRFYGDLLEERIFGPLGMTTAMIIDEPSIVPNRAAGYEADSGRIVNQTWVSRKFNTTADGSLYLTVLDLAKWDAALYGDRVLPASALAQSWTPIRLNDGSTHPYGFGWALGSVNGHRIIEHGGSWQGFKSYIARYVGDGLTVIVLMNFSEARPAEFAHGIAGVLDPRLKPSAAPGRP, encoded by the coding sequence ATGCCAACGCGTTCCTGTTTCACGGCCGCGATGTTCGCGGCATCGCTCCTCCCGGCGGCCGCCGTCGCGCAGGCCGCCGCGCCGTCCGATCCGCCCGCCACCTGGGCGGCCGTCGATTCCTTCGTCCGCGCCGAGATGGTGCGGCAGCGCGTCCCGGGGCTCGCCCTCGCGGTGGTGCGCAACGGTACGCTCGTGCGCGCGCAGGGCTACGGCGTCGCCTCACTCGAGCATCAGGTCCCCGTCACCGCATCGACGGTCTTCCAGTCCGGTTCCGTCGGCAAGCAGTTCACCTCGGCGCTCGTGATGCAGCTCGTCGGCGAGGGCAGGCTGAGCCTTGACGACCGCCTCTCGAAGTTCTATCCGCGCGGTCCGATCGCGTGGCGCGACGTCACGATCCGGCACTTGCTCTCGCACACCGCGGGCATCTCGGAGCGGTTCTACGAGACCGTCGACCTCCACCTCGAGTACGCCGACAGCACCATCGTGCGCTTGATCGGCGACCAGCCGCTCGATTTCGCACCCGGCAGCAAGTGGAGTTACAGCAATCCGGGCTACCTCCTGCTCGGCTACATCATCCAGCAGGTCACCGGTCGATTCTACGGCGACCTCCTGGAGGAGCGGATCTTCGGTCCGCTCGGCATGACCACCGCGATGATCATCGACGAGCCGAGCATCGTCCCCAACCGGGCGGCGGGATACGAGGCCGACAGCGGTCGGATCGTCAACCAGACGTGGGTCTCGCGGAAGTTCAACACCACGGCGGACGGGAGCCTCTACCTCACGGTGCTCGACCTCGCGAAGTGGGATGCGGCGCTCTACGGCGACCGCGTGCTCCCGGCGTCGGCGCTCGCGCAGTCATGGACCCCCATCCGCCTGAACGACGGATCGACGCATCCCTACGGGTTCGGATGGGCGCTCGGCAGCGTGAACGGCCACCGGATCATCGAGCACGGCGGCTCGTGGCAGGGCTTCAAGTCGTACATCGCGCGATACGTGGGCGACGGGCTCACCGTGATCGTGCTGATGAACTTCAGCGAGGCGCGGCCCGCGGAGTTCGCGCACGGGATCGCCGGCGTGCTGGATCCGCGACTGAAGCCCTCGGCCGCCCCCGGGCGGCCTTGA
- a CDS encoding Uma2 family endonuclease: MPVHVPDPDWTVERALALPDDGNRHEVLDGELFVTPSPSWGHQAVLDALYARVREHVRAHRLGWTRWSPADIVLSPRRLLQPDLFVVPWRDGGPPRAWSEVTSLLLAVEVLSPSTARADRHRKRLIYQSEGVPEYWIVDSDARLVERWRPGDERPEILHDALVWLPAPGIAPLSIDLPALFDDAAR, encoded by the coding sequence ATGCCTGTGCACGTCCCCGATCCCGACTGGACGGTCGAGCGCGCGCTCGCGCTGCCGGACGACGGCAATCGCCACGAGGTGCTCGACGGCGAGTTGTTCGTGACGCCCTCGCCGAGCTGGGGGCATCAGGCGGTCCTCGACGCGCTGTACGCGCGAGTGCGCGAGCATGTGCGGGCGCACCGGCTGGGCTGGACGCGATGGTCCCCTGCCGACATCGTCCTCTCGCCGCGACGATTGCTGCAGCCCGACCTCTTCGTCGTGCCGTGGCGCGATGGCGGTCCGCCACGCGCGTGGTCGGAGGTCACGTCGCTGCTCCTCGCGGTCGAGGTCCTCTCCCCCTCCACCGCGCGCGCGGACCGGCACCGCAAGCGCCTGATCTACCAGAGCGAGGGAGTGCCGGAGTACTGGATCGTCGACAGCGACGCGCGCCTGGTCGAGCGCTGGCGACCCGGTGATGAGCGCCCGGAGATCCTGCACGATGCGCTCGTCTGGCTGCCCGCCCCGGGCATCGCGCCGCTGTCCATCGACCTGCCCGCGCTCTTCGACGACGCGGCGCGCTGA